One Paraglaciecola mesophila genomic region harbors:
- the rsxC gene encoding electron transport complex subunit RsxC has translation MNRVLTPSYDEIVTRVEREKLWDFPGGVFPAQQKELSNHTPIENIDLPQHLFIPLKQHIGVEGQLLVSQGDYVLKGQPLTHSANPFSVPVHAPTSGIVTSIGPHISAHPSALPEQTLIIEPDHLDKWTTLQPLQDYQSKPKISVLEAICDAGISGMGGAGFPTHIKASPKKDVEFIIVNGVECEPYITSDDRLMREHAWQIRQGIDVLSHLLSPKQVYIAIEDNKPEAIEAMRVACQQSERYKVIPIATKYPAGGEKQLIQVITNREVPKQGLPIDVGVIMHNVGTCYAIADAVFSGKPLIQRVVTVTGQAVEKPKNVWALIGTPVAHLLESAQYVAHKQTQKHIIMGGPMMGFTLASDQVPVVKITNCLLLPTSNEIAEPEAEQPCIRCSACADACPASLLPQQLFWHSKAKELDKAQDYNLFDCIECGACAYVCPSEIPLVHYYRVAKAEIRVEQEEKQKSDKARERFESRAARLVREQEARDEKHRKAAEARKAAMQNKGNDAQDKIAAALARAKAKKAQQSQPVQESAEHPVSQDGQTQTDTQHASTHSEGMTQSSGTSKDDRVAAAIARAKAKKAQHANRNEAALAKDNSLESQTKTPISEQPAIKANENAGQSKDERVAAAIARAKAKKALKAQATDEGGQSSPESSASSMSQKEGEKPAGTEQNTDVVSPASRSTEQKPENTLTSGSASEAKTKNQRVAAAIAKAKAKKAQSLAHDSAQSSAQSASSEVTTAQNAETQPSVQSSFVSKDKQVAQELDPAAQKKARIAAAVAKAKAKKLAKEGSTETGEETNTNVTSKTPDVEAPAPDQSPDVEHDTAAGQAAVTPQVTAPSDAEQALDEKKRRIAAAVAKAKAKKAAQMKSPEE, from the coding sequence ATGAATCGCGTATTAACTCCCTCTTACGATGAAATCGTCACCCGCGTAGAGCGCGAAAAGCTTTGGGATTTCCCGGGCGGGGTTTTCCCTGCACAGCAAAAGGAATTATCCAATCATACGCCCATAGAAAATATAGACTTGCCCCAACATTTGTTTATTCCCCTGAAACAACATATTGGGGTTGAAGGTCAATTGCTTGTTTCACAGGGCGATTACGTATTAAAAGGCCAGCCTCTGACACACAGCGCTAACCCATTTTCTGTGCCTGTACATGCGCCAACATCTGGCATAGTCACCAGTATTGGGCCACATATATCAGCGCATCCTTCCGCATTACCTGAACAAACGTTAATCATTGAGCCTGATCATTTAGACAAATGGACGACGCTTCAACCACTACAAGATTACCAATCTAAGCCAAAAATTTCGGTACTTGAAGCGATTTGTGACGCAGGTATTTCAGGTATGGGCGGCGCTGGCTTTCCTACTCATATAAAAGCATCCCCTAAAAAAGACGTTGAGTTTATTATTGTTAATGGTGTTGAGTGTGAGCCCTATATCACCTCAGATGATCGATTAATGCGTGAACACGCCTGGCAGATACGCCAAGGCATTGATGTACTCAGCCATTTGCTGTCTCCTAAGCAAGTATACATTGCCATTGAAGACAACAAACCAGAAGCCATAGAAGCTATGCGTGTTGCCTGTCAGCAAAGTGAGCGATACAAGGTCATTCCTATTGCGACTAAATATCCAGCCGGTGGTGAAAAGCAACTGATACAAGTTATCACTAACCGAGAGGTCCCGAAACAGGGCTTACCCATCGATGTTGGGGTAATAATGCATAATGTAGGCACCTGTTATGCCATCGCTGACGCCGTATTTTCCGGCAAGCCTCTAATCCAGCGTGTCGTGACAGTAACAGGACAAGCGGTAGAAAAGCCTAAAAATGTATGGGCGTTAATCGGTACACCAGTCGCTCATTTACTCGAATCTGCACAATACGTAGCCCACAAACAAACGCAAAAACACATTATTATGGGCGGGCCCATGATGGGATTCACCTTAGCAAGTGATCAAGTGCCTGTGGTTAAAATAACCAACTGTTTATTGCTCCCTACGTCGAATGAAATAGCAGAGCCTGAAGCTGAGCAACCCTGTATACGATGCAGTGCTTGTGCTGATGCCTGCCCAGCATCGTTGTTGCCACAGCAGTTATTTTGGCATAGTAAAGCTAAAGAGCTAGATAAAGCGCAAGATTATAATTTGTTCGACTGCATTGAATGTGGTGCCTGCGCATATGTTTGCCCGAGTGAAATTCCACTGGTGCATTATTATCGCGTGGCGAAAGCCGAAATTCGGGTTGAGCAAGAAGAAAAACAAAAATCAGATAAAGCCAGAGAACGCTTCGAAAGTCGTGCTGCTCGGCTTGTACGTGAGCAAGAAGCCCGTGACGAGAAACATCGCAAAGCAGCTGAAGCACGTAAAGCCGCGATGCAAAATAAAGGCAACGACGCCCAAGATAAAATAGCCGCAGCCCTTGCCCGAGCAAAAGCCAAAAAAGCACAGCAAAGCCAACCAGTCCAAGAAAGCGCAGAACATCCGGTGTCGCAAGATGGACAAACGCAAACAGATACACAGCACGCGTCTACTCATTCAGAGGGGATGACGCAATCATCCGGAACATCAAAAGACGACCGCGTAGCTGCAGCGATAGCCAGAGCGAAAGCCAAAAAAGCCCAACACGCTAATCGCAATGAGGCAGCCCTAGCGAAAGACAATAGCCTTGAAAGTCAAACCAAAACGCCGATATCAGAGCAGCCGGCAATAAAAGCAAACGAAAACGCTGGGCAATCAAAAGACGAGCGTGTGGCCGCTGCTATTGCAAGGGCTAAAGCCAAAAAAGCATTAAAAGCCCAAGCGACTGATGAAGGTGGGCAATCCTCACCTGAAAGCTCTGCCAGCTCAATGTCCCAGAAAGAAGGTGAAAAGCCAGCAGGAACAGAGCAAAACACTGATGTTGTTTCACCTGCATCACGCTCAACAGAGCAAAAGCCAGAAAATACGCTCACGAGTGGGAGTGCATCAGAAGCAAAAACGAAAAATCAACGCGTAGCGGCGGCTATTGCCAAAGCAAAAGCGAAAAAAGCGCAAAGCTTGGCCCATGATTCTGCGCAAAGTTCAGCTCAAAGCGCTAGCTCAGAAGTCACCACAGCGCAGAACGCCGAGACTCAACCTTCTGTGCAGTCCTCATTTGTGTCAAAAGACAAGCAAGTGGCTCAGGAGCTTGATCCTGCAGCACAAAAAAAAGCGAGAATTGCGGCGGCTGTAGCCAAAGCAAAAGCCAAGAAATTAGCGAAAGAGGGCTCAACTGAAACCGGCGAAGAAACTAACACAAATGTGACGTCCAAAACGCCCGACGTCGAAGCTCCTGCCCCAGATCAAAGTCCCGACGTCGAACACGATACAGCCGCCGGACAAGCAGCGGTTACCCCTCAAGTCACAGCGCCATCAGATGCAGAGCAAGCATTAGACGAAAAAAAGCGTCGCATCGCTGCTGCCGTAGCCAAAGCAAAAGCCAAAAAGGCGGCGCAAATGAAATCACCAGAAGAATAA
- the rsxB gene encoding electron transport complex subunit RsxB, with product MSLMWAILTALIALGLLALVFGAILGFASVRFKVEGDPLVEQIDELLPQTQCGQCGYPGCKPYAQAIAEGDDINKCPPGGDATIKKLADLMGVEATSLDAAHGTEDIKKVAYIREDECIGCTKCIQACPVDAILGAAKQMHTVISDECTGCDLCVDPCPVDCIDMIPTKTTPSSWRWNIDSIPVKQVS from the coding sequence ATGAGTTTGATGTGGGCAATCTTAACCGCACTGATTGCACTAGGGCTGCTTGCCTTGGTGTTTGGCGCTATTCTTGGCTTTGCCTCGGTTCGCTTTAAAGTAGAAGGCGATCCTTTGGTTGAGCAGATCGATGAACTATTGCCACAAACCCAATGCGGCCAATGCGGGTACCCAGGCTGTAAGCCTTATGCCCAAGCCATTGCAGAGGGTGATGATATTAATAAGTGCCCTCCCGGTGGCGACGCCACTATTAAAAAGCTTGCTGATCTAATGGGAGTAGAAGCAACTTCTTTGGATGCCGCTCATGGAACAGAAGATATTAAAAAAGTGGCCTATATTCGTGAAGATGAATGCATTGGTTGCACTAAGTGCATTCAGGCCTGTCCGGTTGACGCCATTTTAGGGGCTGCAAAACAGATGCATACAGTGATTAGTGACGAATGCACAGGCTGTGACTTATGTGTAGACCCCTGCCCTGTTGATTGTATTGATATGATCCCGACAAAGACAACGCCATCTTCCTGGCGTTGGAACATCGATAGTATTCCCGTTAAGCAGGTAAGCTAA
- the rsxA gene encoding electron transport complex subunit RsxA: MTEFLLLLIGTVLVNNFVLVQFLGLCPFMGVSGKLETAIGMSMATTFVLTLASLSSYLVEHYILLPLGIEYLRTLSFILVIAVVVQFTEMVVHKTSPTLYRLLGIFLPLITTNCAVLGVALLNINHDHNFIESVIYGFGAAVGFSLVLILFAAMRERLAVADVPAPFKGASISMITAGLMSLAFLGFTGLVKF; encoded by the coding sequence ATGACTGAATTTTTATTATTGTTAATCGGCACAGTACTGGTTAATAACTTTGTTTTGGTACAATTCCTTGGTTTGTGCCCTTTTATGGGAGTCTCAGGGAAGCTTGAAACCGCCATTGGCATGTCGATGGCGACCACATTTGTACTTACTCTCGCCTCCCTTTCCAGTTACTTAGTTGAACATTACATATTATTGCCCTTGGGCATTGAGTATTTGCGAACGCTGAGCTTTATTCTGGTTATTGCCGTGGTGGTTCAATTCACTGAAATGGTCGTTCACAAAACAAGCCCCACCTTATATCGTCTATTAGGCATCTTTTTACCTTTGATAACGACCAACTGCGCTGTACTCGGTGTGGCGTTGTTAAACATAAACCACGATCATAATTTCATTGAATCTGTTATTTATGGCTTCGGCGCCGCTGTTGGCTTTTCCTTAGTCCTTATTTTATTTGCCGCTATGCGCGAACGCTTGGCTGTTGCTGACGTCCCCGCCCCTTTTAAAGGGGCATCTATTAGCATGATCACAGCAGGTTTAATGTCGTTAGCCTTTTTAGGCTTCACTGGATTGGTGAAATTTTAA